TAATTCTTCCATCTGAAAAAGGTCCTTCAGCCCAACGACCTTTCCATTGCTTTGATTCATGAAATTAATCGAAGTCACTGTGGAATTATAATTGTTCCCTTTAGAAATATGAGAAGTGAGAATAACTGAATAGAATTCTTCGTTTTTAATCACTGAACTTTCTTCATAATATAAAACAGGAAAGCCATTCATTTCCTCGGCAGCGCTGGAAATTTCTCTTGATGTATCTTCCAGTTTCTGAATAATTTTTTTATTAATTTCGTTTTGCAGCTTTTTATTCTCGAGCTGTTGAAAAATGGGATAGTCCACGTGAACTTCCCAATCCTGAGTTACTTGATCTTTATGTTTAATTCCATACTGGCTTGAAGCCTGGATAGGATAAAATAAACCGCTGACGAGCATGCAGCTTAAGAGTACACACAGATTTTTTTTCAAATCAAATCCCTCCTGTTTCCCTTAGTTTGACCCATTTTGCTAAATCTAAAGGAACTTGAGGAAATTTTTCTAATCTGAACTTATTGTGTTTTGTGAATAATCTGTTAGAATATATAACACTTTTACCAAAGGGAGGATTCGGTATGATTCGACAATTAAGGGAAACGGACCGTGAGCGGTGTCAGGAATTATTATTTGAAAAGCCCGCAGAAAATTTGTTTATGATTGGAGACATTGAAAATTTTGGATTTGATCAGGATTTTCAAAAGCTTTGGGGAGATTTTACGGAAGATGGACGTTTGAAAGCCGTGTTGCTTAAATACCACAGCAATTATATCGCCTATTCCAACACCGTTTTTTCAGGAAGAGAATTTGCTGAGATTATCAATCAAGATCCTGAATTTACCGAGCTTTCTGGATTAAAATCGATCACTGAGCACATCCTGCCTTATTTGGAAAACAAACAACCGAGAACACGTACCTTATATTACGCAAAGTGCGAAAAAAGTGATTTCCTGAATACCGACCTTCCTTTAGAGCAAGTATCACTTGCCGGCATTGAAGATATTCCTGCTATTGACGACCTTTATAACCTCATCTCAGAATTCGAGAAAAACAACCGGCGAAAAGAAAGCATGAAGCGTGGTATGGAGAGCGGTTCAGCGCGTACTTACCTGCTGAAGAACGGCAATGAAGTTCTTTCGTCTGCCTCCACCACAGCGGAAAATTCACTGTCTGCTATGGTAATCGGAGTCTGTACTCATCCGAATCATATCAAAAAAGGCTACGCCAGCTTGTGCATGACTAAATTGTGTCTTGACCTATTACAAGAAGGTAAAATGCTTTGCTTATTTTATGACAATCCAGAAGCAGGAAGGATTTATAAGCGGCTCGGGTTTGAAGATACCGGCATGTGGATGATGCATAACTTTCAACCTGCCCTCCATAACACTCCTTCCTAACAAGCTTTTGCACCGAATAATCGTAAGTAGCCTGCCTGCAGAGAAACAGTTGTTTTTCGCAGGCTTTTTTAATGGACGATTCAAAATCACATTCGTTTTGCAAGGATTAATGGTGGATAGATGTTTGCACGTCTCAAAAAAGGGAATGGTTTTACAAATCTTGTATGGAAGGGGCTAACTATGGATGGATCTGAAGAGCTTTACGGATGTATTTGCTGATTATGATGTAAAAATCAATAAGGATATACATGTCTCTTTCTCATTCGCCAATGGTCACGAGCTGCATTCTAAAAAGCAGCAAACAGATGTTACAGATCAGGAATTAATGGAAATTCAAGCATCAATAGATGACTTCATCCTGCGAAGACAGCATAGAGAACGGTTAATTAAGGAAATTTCTTTATTTGCTCTAACCTTGGAATCACTCGAGGAATTGAAAAGTCTATTTATTGAAGTTGATGAACTCCAAGGAATTAAGCCTTATGAAGTCAGCCAGTTAATCCTAAAACAAACTCCCGCATTCGTCCATAGCACCATTTTACAGACACTCGCAGAAATTGAACTGGAATCTCCAATTCAACCTGAAAAAGGAGTGTCTTAACTCAGGCCTCTGTCCATTTATTTCAGAAAGGATGAGTAATCATGGATCAAATTGTATTTATTGAAACCGGAATGGGGACAGATGTACACGGACAGGATATTACAAATGCGGCCGTACGGGCAGTAAACAATGCTGTCCGTTCCAATTCAATGCCGGGGATAAAAAACCTGCTTCCTAACCATTCTTTAGATAATATGAAGGTAAATGTGAAGCTTGCTCTCCCGTGCGATAAAGACCAATTAGATAAAGAAAAAGTGAAAAAGACGATCCCTTACGGTCAGGTGAATATAGAGATAATGGATGGCGGCATGCTGACTACTAGTGGAATAAAGCTTGAAGACCAGGGAGACAACAATGATATGATGTACATCGTCAATGCTGCCGTGGAAGTAGGTTATTAAAATTGAAAGGCGTTCCTTAAGAGATTAGGCTTGCAGAAATACGTTTTCTGCAAGCTTTTTCTATCTTAGATGAGTAACTTGTAGAATAATTTTAGATCCTACATATTTTTAAATTCGCTAAAAAAGGTATCGCAATGGAAAAAATACTTATTCCTGGGGCTAGCGGTCTTATAAGAAGAGTTTTATTTTACCTGCTGGTGATTGTACAAAACCAGAACCTCCATAAAATTGGAAGTTCTGGTTTTCATCTGCTATCACGTTATACGTTTATAAATAAGACTGTCGAAGTAAGTCAGTCTTACTTACTTCTTAACTTTCTTCTTCATCCTTCTCATCCATATACCGGTCATAATGAATATTTCGTTCGATGTGAATATTTTCATCACCTGTATAACCGTCAATATCTGTTGAAACAAAAGGTTCAAATTCTTCTACATAACCCACCCCGTCTTCATTATCCATTAATGAAGAATCATCATAGGTCATACTAGTTTGATTAAAAGAAGCCACTTGTTCATAGGCATCCTGCTCATTATACTCGTACTCAGCCTGATCCGTTCCATACTCCTCTTCCATATTTTCAATCACTTCCTCTTCGACAGGACGATCAGTAAAAACATCCTGATTTGGAGACGCATCTGCCGTTGTTCTTGCTGTAGGCATTGCTGCAAGACGTTCGAAAGGAATTGATTCCCCTGTCACTTCACAAATGCCATAGGTTCCCTGTTCCATCTGTGCAAGCGAATAGGTAATATCTGATAACTCTTCTTTTAAGTGGCCAAGCAGAGCGATATCCTTTTCTCTTTCATACAGTTCCGTGCCAGAATCCGCGGGGTGGTTATCATATTGAGACAACTCGCCTGAAGACATATCACTGGCAAAGCCTCTGTCTAAGCCTAAACTTTTTGAGTTGAGCAGCCGCTGTTCTATTTCATGCTGGCGCTCCTCTAATTGTTTTTTTAAATGAGTGAAATCCATCATCCACACTCCTGTTTCATAGTTCCATCTTAGTTTGGCTTAGGATCTTATGTATATACGAACTTTAAGTGATGTTCTAAAGAGGAGGGTGCGTTTCAATGTTTTCTAAAATCACCACAAAAAACCTTGCAGAAAATCCTGACGATTCTCTGCAAGGTTCAATGAAAAATGCCAAATCTTAATTTATTTTCTTAACGCCTGTAGAAAGTCTTCCTTCAAGTCTTCAATATCTTCAAGACCAATGGAAACACGGATTAATCCGTCAGAAATCCCCAGTTCCTGACGGCGCTCTTTCGGAATAGAGGCGTGGGTCATCATGGCTGGAACGGAAATCAGGCTTTCCACTGCTCCCAGACTTTCAGCTAACGTAAAGTATTGAACGTTTCGGAGGACTTGATCTGCTTTCTCTCCGCTTCCAACATCAAACGAAATCATACCACCGCTGCCTGCGGCCTGGTTCTTATGGACATCAGATCCTTTATGGTTCGACAACCCAGGATAATAAATTTTCTCAACTTCCGGCAGACCTTGAAGAAACTCAACAAACTGACGCGTATTGTCCTCAATTTCTTCCATTCGGATCCCAAGCGTCTTGATGCCGCGCATTAACAGCCAGGAATCCTGTGGTCCAAGAATGCCTCCAGAAGAATTTAAGACAAAGTGCACTTCATCTGCCAGCTTTTGGGAATTGACAACGACAAGTCCAGCAACGACATCACTATGTCCGCCTAAATATTTTGTCGCGCTGTGAAGAACGATATCGGCACCAAAATTAATTGGGGTTTGCCAGTAAGGAGTGCTGAAGGTGTTATCAACGATAAATGTAAGGTCATGCGACTTAGCAAGCTCCGACACCTTCTTAAGGTCAGTGATTTTCAGAAGCGGATTCGTCGGTGTTTCTACATAAATGGCCTTCGTCCGATCCGTAACAGCGGCTTCGATGGTTGCGGGGTCACTCGTGTCTACAAAGCTTGCTTCTAAACCGAAGCGGTTAATTACTTTAGATACTAACCGGTACGTTCCCCCATAGACATCATCGGTAAAAATGACATGATCTCCATGATTGAAGGTCATAAGCACCGCGGTTATTGCAGCCATCCCTGAGCCAAAAGCAAACCCAGCATATCCACCTTCCAATTCCTTTATTAACTCTTCAAGAGCAAACCTGGTAGGGTTTCCTGTTCGTGAATATTCATAGCCGCGGTGCTGTCCAACACCATCCTGGCGGTACGTACTCACTTGATAAATCGGTACTGAAACCGCTCCTGTTTTTTCGTCTCCGGTAATTCCACCGTGTATTAATCGTGTCTTCTTTCTCATTCATTCTCCTCCTCATAAATCCCCTGGCTTAAGTAACGTTCGCTGCTGTCAGGAAAAATGGTGACAATTTTCGTTCCCGGTCGTGCTGTTTCTGCTTCCCGGAGAGCTGCTTCAAAGGCAGCACCAGAAGAACTGGCAACAAGCAATCCTTCTTTTAATGCGAGTTCCCTTACCCTTTGAAAAGCAATCTCATCAGGAATGGTATGAATCGCATCAAATAAGCCCTTATCCATATACGGGGGCAGAAATTCCATTCCAATTCCTTCTGTACGATGAGACCCGGGTGCTCCTCCATTAAGAATTGAGCCCTCAGGTTCCACAATTACCGTTTTCGTGTTCTTGTTTTTTTCTTTCAGAAAGCGGGCCGTTCCGGTAAACGTACCGCCCGTTCCTGATCCTGCTATAAATACGTCTATTTCCCCATTCATATCAAGATACATTTCAGGAGCAAGGGTTTCGTAATAGGTATCAGGATTAGCCGAATTATGAAATTGCTGTGGACTGAATGAATTTGGGATTTCCTTATTCAATTCCTCAGCTTTCGCAATGGCTCCCCGCATGCCCTTTTCCGTTGGTGTATTAATAACCTCTGCTCCTAACGCCCGCATAAGCGTCTGCTTTTCCACACTAAATTTTTCCGGTGTCACAAAAATGACCTTAAAGTCTTTTCCGATGGCTGCCATAGCAAGGCCAATCCCTGTATTTCCTGCCGTTGGCTCAATAATGACTCCCCCCGGCTTCAAGAGTTTGCGCTTTAAGGCATCTTCAATCAGTTTTAAACCCAGACGGTCTTTAATACTGCCGCCTGGGTTCATAAATTCAAGCTTCGCAAAAATACGAGCTTGGTTCGGAATATCCGAATGTGTCAGTTCAATCATTGGCGTATTACCAACTAACGACTGTACGTTTGTCACGTAGCTCATGCTGCTTCAACCTCCGCTTATTGGAAAACTTCCGTCCATTCATCACGTTTATTTAACAATTCGCGGGCAAGCTCTTGAGCGCCTTCAAGACTATGACTCGCGGCAAATCCACATTGAACTTCATTGCAAGCGGGTACTTCTTCTGCATCCAGCACATCTTTTAACGTTTTTTCAATGACCGCTAAAATATTGTCATAGCTGTCATCATTCAAAATGGAAATATAAAATCCTGTCTGGCATCCCATAGGTCCAACATCAACAACCCGGTCGTGGTGATTACGGCTGTTCTCTGCCATTAAGTGTTCTAATGAGTGCAGCGCAGGCATATTCATATGCTCCTGGTTCGGCTGCTTAATTCTTAAATCATATTTATAAATTTTATCGCCATGTTCCCCTTCTGTTACTCCTACAAGGCGAAGATATGGAGCCTTTACTTTCGTATGGTCAAGGTTAAAGCTTTCCACGTTCATTTGTGGCATGTCATCCATCTCCTTTTTGCGCCTGGATTAACCAGGCATATTTGTTCAGTTGTTTAAACGTTACCTCAAAACCTGCCTTTAAAAACATCTCGTTAAGTTCTTCTACATAGGCATAGTATTCTTCCTTCAAATCCTGTGCTAAATTTAAATAGCCGGATTTTTCAGCCTCATTGATCAGCGTTTGTTTATGCTTCTGGTCTTTAAACAACGTATCGATAAAAATGATCCTGCCTTCAGGCTCAAGCAATTGAAAATACCGCTTGATTGCCGCCTTTTTCTCTAACGCATTTAAATGGTGAAAAGCAAAAGAGCTTACAATTGAGTGTACTGGTGTAGACAGGTTGGGAAAATTCATAAAATCCCCATCATATATGGCCGCTTCCGGACACTTTAAGGCAGCAATCCTTCTCATTTCTTCTGAAGGCTCTACACCGATTACTAATTTATTCTGCCTGACGATCTTTCTCGTTAAGTTAGCCGTTCCTAAACCGAACTCCATAACAGGAGACACAGCGAGATCAGCTAACTCTTCAAGCATCTTATCATAGCCTTCAAAGACCTCCAAATACTCTGGATCGCCCCCGGCTACAGTATCATCATATGAACTCGCCCATTTGTTAAAAAGGTCGACGAATTCAACTCCCATTTCATTCAACCCCTTATAGTCAATAATTCCAATCGTTTAACTCGGAATTACTTCTTCAATGTATCATATTTAATTAGGAACTACAATGGAAACAGCTGGTTCCTCTTTTTTCGTTCTTAATTGGTTTATTCTATGTCGCTATGACCCATTATGGTACTAGTAGGCTATTGAAAACCGCACCCGCCTTCGTCGTTTTATTCCGGCAATTTCATTGTTATAATATACATATAGGGGTATAAAATAATAAAGGAGCTGAATAATATGTTTCACTACACCGTCGAATCCAATCGTTCTCTGGAAGAGACAGTTACTTCTCTTGAAGACAGCTTAAAGCAGGATCAGTTCGGAGTGCTGTGGCATTTTGATATCAAGGAGACTCTCAATAATAAAGGATTGGATTTTAACCAGCCTTACCGTGTACTCGAGGTGTGTAACCCTGAAGAAGCTGAACGAGTCCTTTCTGAAAATCAGCTTGTCGGATACTTTCTCCCTTGCAAGATTGTCGTTTACGAAGACAATGGATCGATTAAAATCGGCATGCCCAAACCAACCGCACTCATTGAAATGGTTAACGACCCTGAATTACAAAAGCTGGCAGCAAATATCGAACAGCGGTTAATTACAGCTATCGATAACAGCCTATAATTTATTTAAGATACACCCAGCAAAATGAGGTGTATCTTTTTTCTGTGAACCTTTGATTCAATTCATGTGCTGTTCCCTATTTCCATATAATGAAAAAAGAAGGCTTTGAGGAGGTTCCACATGGATGTACAAGTAAGAAAAGGCGATACTCTTTGGTATTATTCCCACGTATTCAATGTGCCGCTTCGGCTCATTATCGATTCCAATCCATCTGTTTCTCCAGAGGGGCTTTCCGTTGGACAAACGGTTAAAATTCCAGGGTACAGTGTTTCTGCATACAGTATCAAACCCGGCGACACGCTTTGGGCAGTGGCCAACAACAGACGAATTTCTATCGACACCTTATTTTTACTTAATCCTGATATAAATCCAAATAACCTGCAAATCGGCCAAACGCTCCATGTGCCTTTACGAGTCACCTATCGAATCATAAGCGGAAACCAGAACTATGATTTTCAAACACTCTCCTCTCATCTCAATCAGCTGTATGAACTCTATCCTTTCATTCGAAAGGAGATGATTGGCAGCAGTGTGATGGGAAAGCCACTCGAAGAATTACAAATTGGCCGCGGGTCTAAGTTCATCCACTGGGACGGATCCTTCCATGCTAATGAATGGATCACAACAGCCATTATTATGCATTTCCTAAATGACTTCCTGCTGGCTTTAACAAACCAGGAAACGATTAGAGGGCTTTCGATTTATTCTTTTTACGACCAAGTCACGCTATCTGTTGTGCCAATGGTAGACCCAGACGGTGTGGACC
This Halobacillus salinarum DNA region includes the following protein-coding sequences:
- a CDS encoding DUF302 domain-containing protein — its product is MFHYTVESNRSLEETVTSLEDSLKQDQFGVLWHFDIKETLNNKGLDFNQPYRVLEVCNPEEAERVLSENQLVGYFLPCKIVVYEDNGSIKIGMPKPTALIEMVNDPELQKLAANIEQRLITAIDNSL
- a CDS encoding TraR/DksA C4-type zinc finger protein, with the translated sequence MMDFTHLKKQLEERQHEIEQRLLNSKSLGLDRGFASDMSSGELSQYDNHPADSGTELYEREKDIALLGHLKEELSDITYSLAQMEQGTYGICEVTGESIPFERLAAMPTARTTADASPNQDVFTDRPVEEEVIENMEEEYGTDQAEYEYNEQDAYEQVASFNQTSMTYDDSSLMDNEDGVGYVEEFEPFVSTDIDGYTGDENIHIERNIHYDRYMDEKDEEES
- a CDS encoding M14 family metallopeptidase — translated: MDVQVRKGDTLWYYSHVFNVPLRLIIDSNPSVSPEGLSVGQTVKIPGYSVSAYSIKPGDTLWAVANNRRISIDTLFLLNPDINPNNLQIGQTLHVPLRVTYRIISGNQNYDFQTLSSHLNQLYELYPFIRKEMIGSSVMGKPLEELQIGRGSKFIHWDGSFHANEWITTAIIMHFLNDFLLALTNQETIRGLSIYSFYDQVTLSVVPMVDPDGVDLVLNGPPAGPFGEEALRINRGSEDFSGWKANIRGVDLNNQYPAKWDVEAARKPNEPSFRDFPGYEPLTEPEAVAMAELAGNRQFEKLLAFHTQGEVIYWGYEDLEPPRAQTIVSEFSRVSGYEPIRYVDSYAGYKDWFIMVWRRPGFTVELGSGLNPLPLSQFDEIYQESLGIFLASLYM
- a CDS encoding DUF3298 and DUF4163 domain-containing protein → MKKNLCVLLSCMLVSGLFYPIQASSQYGIKHKDQVTQDWEVHVDYPIFQQLENKKLQNEINKKIIQKLEDTSREISSAAEEMNGFPVLYYEESSVIKNEEFYSVILTSHISKGNNYNSTVTSINFMNQSNGKVVGLKDLFQMEELNKQVRKELAKEPDTYFTKSFAGVRENTAFYIRGKLVTLIFNKFEIAPGVYGTPEIQIPLERLKRKDNETYAPFPSIT
- a CDS encoding bifunctional cystathionine gamma-lyase/homocysteine desulfhydrase, encoding MRKKTRLIHGGITGDEKTGAVSVPIYQVSTYRQDGVGQHRGYEYSRTGNPTRFALEELIKELEGGYAGFAFGSGMAAITAVLMTFNHGDHVIFTDDVYGGTYRLVSKVINRFGLEASFVDTSDPATIEAAVTDRTKAIYVETPTNPLLKITDLKKVSELAKSHDLTFIVDNTFSTPYWQTPINFGADIVLHSATKYLGGHSDVVAGLVVVNSQKLADEVHFVLNSSGGILGPQDSWLLMRGIKTLGIRMEEIEDNTRQFVEFLQGLPEVEKIYYPGLSNHKGSDVHKNQAAGSGGMISFDVGSGEKADQVLRNVQYFTLAESLGAVESLISVPAMMTHASIPKERRQELGISDGLIRVSIGLEDIEDLKEDFLQALRK
- a CDS encoding PLP-dependent cysteine synthase family protein, giving the protein MSYVTNVQSLVGNTPMIELTHSDIPNQARIFAKLEFMNPGGSIKDRLGLKLIEDALKRKLLKPGGVIIEPTAGNTGIGLAMAAIGKDFKVIFVTPEKFSVEKQTLMRALGAEVINTPTEKGMRGAIAKAEELNKEIPNSFSPQQFHNSANPDTYYETLAPEMYLDMNGEIDVFIAGSGTGGTFTGTARFLKEKNKNTKTVIVEPEGSILNGGAPGSHRTEGIGMEFLPPYMDKGLFDAIHTIPDEIAFQRVRELALKEGLLVASSSGAAFEAALREAETARPGTKIVTIFPDSSERYLSQGIYEEENE
- a CDS encoding class I SAM-dependent DNA methyltransferase; this translates as MGVEFVDLFNKWASSYDDTVAGGDPEYLEVFEGYDKMLEELADLAVSPVMEFGLGTANLTRKIVRQNKLVIGVEPSEEMRRIAALKCPEAAIYDGDFMNFPNLSTPVHSIVSSFAFHHLNALEKKAAIKRYFQLLEPEGRIIFIDTLFKDQKHKQTLINEAEKSGYLNLAQDLKEEYYAYVEELNEMFLKAGFEVTFKQLNKYAWLIQAQKGDG
- a CDS encoding Lin0512 family protein, with the protein product MDQIVFIETGMGTDVHGQDITNAAVRAVNNAVRSNSMPGIKNLLPNHSLDNMKVNVKLALPCDKDQLDKEKVKKTIPYGQVNIEIMDGGMLTTSGIKLEDQGDNNDMMYIVNAAVEVGY
- a CDS encoding GNAT family N-acetyltransferase, with product MIRQLRETDRERCQELLFEKPAENLFMIGDIENFGFDQDFQKLWGDFTEDGRLKAVLLKYHSNYIAYSNTVFSGREFAEIINQDPEFTELSGLKSITEHILPYLENKQPRTRTLYYAKCEKSDFLNTDLPLEQVSLAGIEDIPAIDDLYNLISEFEKNNRRKESMKRGMESGSARTYLLKNGNEVLSSASTTAENSLSAMVIGVCTHPNHIKKGYASLCMTKLCLDLLQEGKMLCLFYDNPEAGRIYKRLGFEDTGMWMMHNFQPALHNTPS
- a CDS encoding S-ribosylhomocysteine lyase produces the protein MPQMNVESFNLDHTKVKAPYLRLVGVTEGEHGDKIYKYDLRIKQPNQEHMNMPALHSLEHLMAENSRNHHDRVVDVGPMGCQTGFYISILNDDSYDNILAVIEKTLKDVLDAEEVPACNEVQCGFAASHSLEGAQELARELLNKRDEWTEVFQ